From Fibrobacter sp. UWR4, the proteins below share one genomic window:
- a CDS encoding epoxyqueuosine reductase QueH, whose protein sequence is MEGKLPKHNFQRDLEYIIRGLQKRGEVPHLLLHACCAPCSSHSIEYLSQFFRITVFYYNPNISPDEEYRLRVAEIKRFVAEFPTKNPVTLIEGPYEPKKFYEFVRGLENEPEGGKRCRKCFEMRLAESARIAKELCADFVTTTLTISPMKDAQVLNDVMEEQCQKYGVRRLPTDLKKKGGFKRSTELSEQYHLYRQNFCGCVFSQREVKEREARAAAKDSATVQSETVAEN, encoded by the coding sequence ATGGAAGGTAAGCTGCCTAAGCACAACTTTCAGCGGGACCTGGAATATATTATCCGGGGTTTGCAAAAGCGTGGCGAAGTGCCGCACTTGCTGCTCCACGCCTGCTGCGCCCCCTGCAGCAGCCATTCCATTGAGTATCTGTCGCAATTTTTCAGGATTACGGTTTTCTACTACAATCCCAATATTTCTCCCGACGAGGAGTACCGCCTTCGCGTTGCAGAAATCAAGCGCTTTGTAGCGGAGTTCCCCACGAAGAATCCGGTGACGCTAATTGAAGGACCTTACGAACCCAAGAAATTTTATGAGTTCGTCCGTGGTCTTGAAAATGAACCGGAAGGCGGCAAACGCTGCCGCAAATGTTTCGAGATGCGCCTGGCAGAATCCGCACGTATTGCAAAAGAACTTTGCGCAGATTTCGTTACCACCACCCTTACCATCAGCCCCATGAAGGACGCCCAAGTTTTGAACGACGTGATGGAAGAACAGTGCCAGAAATACGGCGTAAGGCGACTGCCCACGGACCTGAAGAAGAAGGGCGGCTTCAAGCGTTCCACCGAGCTTTCGGAACAGTACCATCTTTACCGCCAGAATTTCTGCGGCTGCGTTTTCTCCCAGCGGGAGGTTAAGGAAAGAGAAGCCCGCGCCGCCGCCAAGGACTCTGCAACAGTGCAATCTGAAACTGTCGCAGAAAATTAA
- the rsmG gene encoding 16S rRNA (guanine(527)-N(7))-methyltransferase RsmG, with protein MANSNWSKKPNKGSWGKTPSRMPARGADALGSAFIPHMKAPRTEFPLFNGKRVTPSLAGLEKLMLYYGVELQQETLKQIWEYHQLIRANNEDQDLTRLNAFETMVERHYADCTLINAFVEKWPARMIDVGSGAGFPGIPLKIVNPKINLTLCEPRPNRINFLNMVIEKLGLQNIDVFGHKVTSHSMTIPVDGVISRAFELMEKTFPRLQNSLKIGGRVFFMKGPAAADELKTLCPEDYGYKLLEKHFYTIPNSTQERSLVIFERVK; from the coding sequence ATGGCAAATTCAAACTGGTCTAAAAAGCCCAATAAGGGCTCCTGGGGTAAAACTCCTTCTCGCATGCCTGCTCGTGGTGCTGATGCTCTGGGTAGTGCCTTCATTCCTCATATGAAGGCTCCCCGTACCGAGTTTCCGCTGTTCAACGGCAAACGTGTCACGCCTTCTCTGGCTGGACTGGAAAAGTTGATGCTCTACTATGGTGTAGAACTTCAGCAGGAAACCCTGAAGCAGATTTGGGAATACCACCAGTTGATTCGCGCCAATAACGAAGACCAGGATTTGACTCGCCTGAACGCTTTTGAAACTATGGTGGAACGCCATTATGCGGACTGCACCTTGATTAACGCTTTCGTGGAAAAGTGGCCGGCTCGCATGATTGACGTAGGCAGCGGCGCTGGTTTTCCGGGTATTCCCCTGAAGATCGTGAATCCCAAGATCAACTTGACACTTTGCGAACCCCGCCCCAATCGAATCAACTTCCTGAACATGGTGATTGAAAAGTTGGGCCTGCAGAATATTGATGTGTTTGGCCATAAGGTCACAAGCCATAGCATGACCATTCCCGTGGATGGCGTCATTAGCCGCGCCTTCGAACTGATGGAAAAGACGTTTCCCCGCCTTCAGAATTCACTGAAGATTGGCGGTCGTGTCTTCTTCATGAAGGGTCCCGCTGCCGCAGATGAGTTGAAGACTCTCTGTCCGGAAGACTACGGCTACAAACTGCTGGAAAAACATTTCTACACCATTCCCAACAGCACCCAGGAACGCTCTCTCGTAATCTTCGAAAGGGTTAAATGA